In Escherichia ruysiae, a genomic segment contains:
- a CDS encoding tail fiber assembly protein, with amino-acid sequence MAFRMSAEAQTIRVFNLLDGTNEFIGESDAYIPPHTGLPANSTDIAPPDIPAGFAAVFNAAEMKWELMEDHRGKTVYETKTGAAIYISELGALPPDVTAISPDGDYQKWNGNAWVNDENAERDALVRAADSQKKELIAYAGEIIATLQDAVDLDMATEEEKLSLTHWKKYRVLLNRVQPENAPDIEWPEMPQ; translated from the coding sequence GCGTTTTCAATTTACTTGATGGAACCAATGAATTTATTGGTGAAAGTGACGCATATATTCCGCCGCATACAGGTCTGCCTGCAAACAGTACAGATATTGCACCGCCTGATATTCCGGCGGGTTTTGCTGCCGTTTTCAATGCAGCTGAAATGAAATGGGAACTGATGGAAGACCATCGCGGAAAGACCGTCTACGAAACGAAAACGGGAGCAGCCATTTATATTTCTGAACTTGGCGCATTACCTCCAGACGTGACAGCCATTTCCCCGGATGGGGATTATCAGAAATGGAACGGAAATGCGTGGGTGAATGATGAGAATGCAGAGCGTGATGCGCTTGTCAGAGCGGCTGACTCTCAGAAGAAAGAGCTGATTGCATATGCAGGTGAAATTATTGCCACGCTGCAGGATGCTGTCGATTTAGATATGGCTACCGAGGAAGAAAAGTTAAGCCTGACACACTGGAAAAAATACCGTGTGCTACTGAATCGCGTTCAGCCGGAAAATGCTCCGGATATAGAATGGCCAGAAATGCCGCAATAA